Proteins found in one Cellulomonas palmilytica genomic segment:
- a CDS encoding APC family permease: protein MTSAPTSERATDERPTRLRRAVTGPLLFLFILGDVLGAGVYALVGELSAEAGGMLWLPLLVALLMAMLTAASYAELVTKYPQAGGSAVYAQRAFGRPLLSFLVGFSMLAAGVTSAAGLSLAFGGDYLGTFLDVPAVPTAIVFLALVAALNARGIKESLRANVAMTAIEVTGLVLVVVLGAVVLGRGDGDVSRLTQLPEETGVAAATLGGALIAFYSFVGFETSANIAEEVRGVRRVYPRALFGALATAGVVYLLVGLVAPAVVPLQELRESSGPLLEVVEVAGGVPLEVFSAIALVAVANGALLTMIMSSRLAYGMADEGLLPSVFSRVLPGRRTPVVAIVATTAVAMVLTATGSLVDLASTVVLLLLLVFLSTNVAVLVLRRDRVDHDHFRAWTALPVLAAATCVGLLTQQQARHWLLAGVLLALGVVLYAVARWSGRRGAPAEDPEPSRASTAQD from the coding sequence ATGACCTCGGCACCCACCTCCGAGCGGGCGACCGACGAGCGCCCCACCCGCCTGCGGCGCGCCGTGACCGGGCCGCTGCTGTTCCTGTTCATCCTCGGCGACGTGCTCGGCGCCGGCGTGTACGCGCTCGTCGGCGAGCTGTCCGCCGAGGCGGGCGGGATGCTGTGGCTCCCGCTGCTCGTCGCACTGCTGATGGCGATGCTCACCGCGGCGTCGTACGCCGAGCTCGTCACCAAGTACCCGCAGGCCGGCGGGTCCGCGGTCTACGCGCAGCGTGCGTTCGGGCGGCCGCTGCTGTCGTTCCTCGTGGGCTTCAGCATGCTCGCCGCGGGCGTCACGTCGGCCGCCGGGCTGTCCCTCGCGTTCGGCGGCGACTACCTGGGCACGTTCCTCGACGTGCCCGCGGTGCCGACCGCGATCGTGTTCCTCGCGCTCGTCGCGGCGCTCAACGCGCGCGGCATCAAGGAGTCCCTGCGCGCCAACGTCGCGATGACCGCGATCGAGGTCACCGGGCTCGTGCTCGTCGTGGTGCTGGGTGCCGTCGTGCTCGGCCGCGGGGACGGCGACGTCTCGCGCCTGACGCAGCTGCCCGAGGAGACGGGTGTCGCGGCCGCGACGCTGGGCGGCGCGCTCATCGCGTTCTACTCGTTCGTCGGCTTCGAGACCTCGGCGAACATCGCCGAGGAGGTGCGCGGCGTGCGGCGCGTCTACCCGCGCGCGCTGTTCGGGGCGCTCGCGACCGCGGGCGTCGTGTACTTGCTCGTGGGGCTCGTCGCGCCCGCCGTGGTGCCGCTGCAGGAGCTGCGGGAGTCGAGCGGTCCCCTGCTCGAGGTGGTCGAGGTGGCCGGCGGCGTGCCGCTCGAGGTGTTCTCCGCGATCGCGCTCGTCGCGGTCGCCAACGGCGCGCTGCTCACCATGATCATGTCGAGCCGGCTCGCGTACGGCATGGCCGACGAGGGCCTGCTGCCGTCGGTGTTCTCGCGCGTCCTGCCCGGGCGGCGCACGCCGGTCGTCGCGATCGTCGCGACGACCGCGGTCGCAATGGTGCTCACCGCGACCGGCTCGCTCGTCGACCTCGCGTCGACCGTGGTGCTGCTGCTCCTGCTCGTGTTCCTGTCCACGAACGTCGCCGTGCTCGTGCTGCGCCGCGACCGCGTGGACCACGACCACTTCCGTGCGTGGACCGCCCTGCCGGTGCTCGCCGCGGCGACGTGCGTCGGCCTGCTCACGCAGCAACAGGCGCGGCACTGGCTGCTCGCGGGCGTGCTGCTCGCGCTCGGCGTCGTGCTGTACGCCGTGGCGCGGTGGTCCGGACGTCGCGGCGCACCTGCGGAGGACCCCGAGCCGTCGCGCGCGAGCACGGCGCAGGACTGA
- a CDS encoding histidine phosphatase family protein, with product MPTTPTRPSSGPTGAPNQAQDHAPNHDPTRAPTRASAGLSRTLVVHAVRHGESAGNVAARDADRLGLERLEIEHRDADTPLSPLGAEQAAALGVALRDLDPDERPVAVWSSPYVRARQTARLALERAGLDLPVRTDDRLRDRELGVLDRLTRLGVERLHPEEDAARRHLGKLYHRPAGGESWLDVALRLRSWVADVRDETGPLLVVTHDAVVVLLRYVLEQLDEDGVMELVREHGVRNASLTTLVRRDGSWSAARFDEVEHLRDVGAPVTDHAGEVR from the coding sequence GTGCCGACCACACCCACGCGCCCGAGCAGCGGCCCCACCGGTGCCCCCAACCAGGCCCAGGACCATGCCCCGAACCATGACCCGACCCGTGCCCCGACCCGCGCCTCCGCAGGGCTGAGCCGCACGCTCGTCGTGCACGCCGTGCGGCACGGTGAGAGCGCGGGCAACGTCGCCGCGCGCGACGCCGACCGGCTCGGGCTCGAGCGCCTCGAGATCGAGCACCGCGACGCCGACACCCCGCTGTCGCCGCTCGGTGCCGAGCAGGCCGCCGCACTGGGCGTCGCGCTGCGCGACCTCGACCCGGACGAGCGCCCCGTCGCCGTGTGGAGCTCGCCGTACGTGCGCGCCCGGCAGACCGCGCGGCTCGCGCTCGAGCGGGCCGGCCTCGACCTGCCCGTGCGCACCGACGACCGCCTGCGCGACCGCGAGCTCGGCGTGCTGGACCGGCTGACCCGGCTCGGCGTCGAGCGCCTCCACCCGGAGGAGGACGCCGCCCGCCGGCACCTCGGCAAGCTGTACCACCGGCCCGCCGGCGGCGAGTCGTGGCTCGACGTCGCGCTGCGCCTGCGGTCCTGGGTCGCGGACGTGCGCGACGAGACCGGTCCGCTGCTGGTCGTGACGCACGACGCGGTCGTCGTGCTGCTGCGCTACGTCCTGGAGCAGCTCGACGAGGACGGCGTCATGGAGCTCGTCCGCGAGCACGGCGTGCGCAACGCGTCGCTGACCACCCTCGTGCGGCGCGACGGCTCGTGGAGCGCGGCCCGCTTCGACGAGGTCGAGCACCTGCGGGACGTCGGCGCACCCGTCACGGACCACGCGGGAGAGGTGCGATGA
- a CDS encoding NAD(P)H-hydrate dehydratase — MSAPTTPIDAALLARLPLPPVTGAKDARGRVVVLGGARPTVGAALLAGIATLRVGAGRLTLVVDEAAATPAAVAVLEAGVLTWSQARGCDDEALDELAGADAVLVGPGLADPEHSMRLLRQVVGTTEPHVPLLLDAFALGVLADADDLQEHVRGRTVLTPNGAELDRLLGDDRPSDEREAAARLASELDAVVVAASAVATPAGDVLAGDAATPGLGTSGSGDVLAGAVAGLLAAGMPRVDAAAWGVALHTGAGARLSHECGAVGYLAREVADALPAVRQRLAAAAHAAG, encoded by the coding sequence ATGAGCGCCCCGACGACGCCGATCGACGCCGCGCTGCTCGCACGCCTGCCGCTGCCCCCGGTGACCGGCGCGAAGGACGCGCGCGGCAGGGTCGTGGTCCTGGGCGGCGCCCGCCCGACCGTGGGGGCGGCGCTGCTCGCGGGGATCGCGACGCTGCGCGTGGGCGCCGGGCGGCTCACGCTCGTGGTCGACGAGGCCGCGGCCACGCCCGCCGCGGTCGCGGTGCTCGAGGCCGGCGTGCTGACGTGGTCCCAGGCACGGGGCTGCGACGACGAGGCGCTCGACGAGCTCGCGGGGGCGGACGCGGTCCTCGTCGGACCCGGCCTCGCGGACCCCGAGCACTCGATGCGCCTGCTGCGCCAGGTGGTCGGGACGACCGAGCCGCACGTCCCGCTGCTGCTCGACGCGTTCGCGCTGGGCGTCCTGGCCGACGCCGACGACCTCCAGGAGCACGTCCGCGGGCGCACGGTCCTGACCCCGAACGGAGCCGAGCTCGACCGCCTGCTCGGCGACGACCGTCCGTCCGACGAGCGCGAGGCCGCCGCGCGGCTGGCGTCCGAGCTCGACGCGGTCGTCGTCGCCGCGAGCGCCGTGGCGACCCCGGCGGGCGACGTCCTGGCGGGCGACGCGGCGACCCCCGGGCTCGGCACGTCCGGCAGCGGGGACGTGCTCGCGGGCGCGGTCGCGGGGCTGCTCGCCGCCGGGATGCCGCGCGTCGACGCGGCCGCGTGGGGCGTCGCGCTGCACACCGGCGCGGGCGCGCGGCTCTCGCACGAGTGCGGTGCGGTGGGCTACCTCGCGCGCGAGGTGGCGGACGCGCTGCCCGCCGTGCGGCAGCGGCTCGCGGCCGCCGCGCACGCCGCAGGCTGA
- a CDS encoding STAS domain-containing protein, producing the protein MSVRPRPPGRIDLEPGVPAILRVSGDVDFSTVDRFCIRHGVDQAGVGRMLAGRGVREIDLSEATFIDSAVLGLVVGIAPYLRPERLRLRGASGAPLAVLEIAGVDRLVDLG; encoded by the coding sequence ATGAGCGTGCGACCCCGGCCACCGGGCCGGATCGACCTGGAGCCGGGCGTGCCGGCGATCCTGCGGGTGTCGGGCGACGTGGACTTCTCCACCGTGGACCGGTTCTGCATCCGGCACGGCGTCGACCAGGCGGGCGTCGGTCGGATGCTCGCGGGCCGGGGCGTGCGGGAGATCGACCTGTCCGAGGCGACGTTCATCGACTCCGCGGTGCTCGGTCTCGTCGTCGGGATCGCGCCGTACCTGCGCCCCGAGCGGCTGCGGCTGCGTGGCGCGTCGGGCGCGCCGCTCGCGGTCCTCGAGATCGCGGGCGTGGACCGGCTCGTCGACCTCGGGTAG
- a CDS encoding DUF72 domain-containing protein yields the protein MSVLVGTSGWSYDHWADVLYPQGLHPQDRLPRYVAEFGTVELNASFYRWPRDATFASWRRRLPEGFRMTVKAPRGLTHGRRLYGPETWLARVTRGLHELRGRRGALLVQLPPDQERDDARLDWFLARVPPWVEVTVELRHASWQVDDVFDLLARHRAAYVVLSGAGLPCVLRATAPLVYVRLHGPDHHHLYAGSYSDEDLAWWAERVREWQRAGHDVLAYFNNDGAGNAVRNARTLRDLLR from the coding sequence GTGAGCGTCCTCGTCGGCACGTCCGGCTGGTCGTACGACCACTGGGCGGACGTGCTGTACCCACAGGGCCTGCACCCGCAGGACCGCCTGCCCCGGTACGTCGCGGAGTTCGGCACGGTCGAGCTCAACGCGTCCTTCTACCGCTGGCCGCGCGACGCGACGTTCGCCTCCTGGCGGCGCCGGCTGCCCGAGGGGTTCCGCATGACGGTCAAGGCGCCGCGCGGCCTCACGCACGGGCGGCGCCTGTACGGGCCGGAGACGTGGCTGGCCCGGGTGACGCGCGGCCTGCACGAGCTGCGCGGCCGGCGCGGCGCGCTGCTCGTGCAGCTGCCGCCCGACCAGGAGCGCGACGACGCGCGGCTGGACTGGTTCCTCGCGCGGGTCCCGCCCTGGGTCGAGGTCACGGTCGAGCTGCGGCACGCGAGCTGGCAGGTCGACGACGTGTTCGACCTGCTGGCGCGCCACCGCGCGGCCTACGTGGTGCTCAGCGGCGCGGGGCTGCCGTGCGTGCTGCGCGCGACCGCGCCGCTGGTCTACGTGCGGCTGCACGGCCCGGACCACCACCACCTGTACGCGGGCTCGTACTCCGACGAGGACCTCGCGTGGTGGGCCGAGCGGGTGCGCGAGTGGCAGCGGGCGGGGCACGACGTGCTCGCGTACTTCAACAACGACGGCGCCGGGAACGCGGTGCGCAACGCGCGCACGCTCCGGGACCTGCTGCGCTGA
- a CDS encoding DUF808 domain-containing protein, protein MAGGLAALLDDIAALAKLAAASVDDVGAAAGRASAKAAGVVIDDTAVTPRYVTGVSPKRELPIIWRIARGSLRNKLLFILPAALLLSEFLPWLLTPILMVGGTYLAFEGAEKLWEAVTGHGGAEVPVAAEEDSATAEKRLIGAAIRTDFILSAEIMVISLNEVADEGLASRAAILVVVAILMTVLVYGVVAVIVKMDDVGLRLAQTRFGATAALGRGLVAAMPKVLSVLSVVGVVAMLWVGGHILLSGVDELGWHWPHDVVHHLEEAAHGVPGVGGVLAWLAGTLAAALVGVIVGAVVVGVVHLVHHVRGGHDETGHGGTGHGETGHDETAHAKDAHEKIAHDEGAVDGDAGTPA, encoded by the coding sequence ATGGCAGGCGGACTGGCAGCACTGCTCGACGACATCGCGGCGCTCGCGAAGCTCGCGGCCGCGTCGGTCGACGACGTCGGCGCGGCGGCCGGGCGCGCGAGCGCGAAGGCCGCGGGCGTCGTCATCGACGACACCGCGGTCACCCCGCGCTACGTCACGGGCGTCTCCCCGAAGCGCGAGCTGCCGATCATCTGGCGCATCGCCCGCGGGTCGCTGCGCAACAAGCTGCTCTTCATCCTTCCCGCGGCGCTGCTGCTCAGCGAGTTCCTGCCGTGGCTGCTCACCCCGATCCTCATGGTCGGCGGCACGTACCTCGCGTTCGAGGGCGCCGAGAAGCTGTGGGAGGCGGTGACCGGGCACGGCGGCGCGGAGGTGCCCGTCGCCGCGGAGGAGGACAGCGCCACGGCCGAGAAGCGGCTGATCGGCGCCGCGATCCGCACCGACTTCATCCTGTCGGCCGAGATCATGGTCATCTCGCTCAACGAGGTGGCCGACGAGGGGCTGGCCTCGCGGGCAGCCATCCTCGTGGTCGTCGCGATCCTCATGACCGTGCTCGTGTACGGCGTGGTCGCCGTCATCGTGAAGATGGACGACGTGGGCCTGCGGCTCGCGCAGACCCGGTTCGGCGCGACCGCCGCGCTCGGGCGCGGGCTCGTCGCCGCGATGCCCAAGGTCCTGTCCGTGCTGTCCGTCGTCGGCGTCGTCGCGATGCTGTGGGTCGGCGGGCACATCCTGCTGTCGGGCGTCGACGAGCTCGGCTGGCACTGGCCGCACGACGTGGTGCACCACCTCGAGGAGGCCGCGCACGGCGTGCCAGGGGTCGGCGGGGTCCTGGCATGGCTGGCCGGGACGCTCGCCGCGGCACTGGTCGGGGTGATCGTCGGCGCGGTCGTCGTCGGCGTGGTCCACCTGGTCCACCACGTCCGGGGCGGTCACGACGAGACGGGTCACGGCGGGACGGGTCACGGCGAGACGGGTCACGACGAGACCGCGCACGCGAAGGACGCGCACGAGAAGATCGCGCACGACGAGGGCGCGGTCGACGGTGACGCAGGGACGCCCGCCTGA